A single genomic interval of Stieleria maiorica harbors:
- a CDS encoding amidohydrolase, with amino-acid sequence MDGRLRTRRQGFVRIIMADLLSADRDSWVQAINDAAKVLAEGWIAMRRHLHQHPELSGHEVLTTQFLKAELTKLDMPVRVAGQGRGLTADLVTDKSLADHPRMAIRGDIDALPIQDEKSVPYHSTVDGVMHACGHDVHATVIIAAMQLLSHLHRSGALPWPIAARAILQPAEETAEGALHMIHHHAVANVGAILALHVDPTRQVGCIGLREHDLTAACDMLEVKFDGDGGHAARPHLTNDPIDACTRWIQSAYRRVHRAVNAHDIVVLSIGMIEAGHSPNVIPDHAKIKGTLRSLGVQARRRTLEVLEDVGEATARETGCQVSLRLGSSAPGVMNDPALVRLLSDSAAQVLNPAAVDWIDQPSMGSEDFSFYLEHVPGAMFRLGVAGDQVGSAPLHTGNFDVDEHAIAHAAKLFAASIINYFDPDRS; translated from the coding sequence ATGGACGGACGTCTACGGACGCGTCGTCAAGGATTTGTTCGCATCATCATGGCCGACCTTCTTTCCGCCGACCGTGACAGTTGGGTTCAGGCCATCAACGACGCCGCCAAAGTTCTTGCCGAGGGCTGGATCGCGATGCGTCGTCACCTGCACCAGCACCCCGAACTGTCCGGGCATGAAGTGCTGACGACTCAGTTTCTGAAGGCGGAACTGACCAAGTTGGACATGCCGGTCCGCGTCGCCGGCCAAGGACGCGGATTGACGGCCGATCTGGTGACCGACAAGTCGCTGGCCGATCACCCACGGATGGCCATCCGTGGTGACATCGACGCGTTGCCGATCCAGGACGAGAAATCCGTGCCCTACCACAGTACGGTCGACGGGGTGATGCACGCCTGCGGGCACGACGTCCACGCCACCGTGATCATCGCGGCGATGCAGTTGCTTTCACACTTGCACCGCAGCGGTGCGTTGCCGTGGCCGATCGCGGCGCGGGCGATTCTGCAGCCGGCCGAAGAAACCGCCGAGGGGGCGTTGCACATGATTCACCATCATGCCGTCGCCAACGTCGGCGCGATCCTGGCGCTGCACGTCGATCCCACCCGCCAAGTCGGATGTATCGGTCTTCGCGAACACGACCTGACCGCCGCGTGCGACATGTTGGAGGTCAAATTCGATGGCGATGGCGGACACGCGGCACGGCCCCATTTGACCAACGACCCGATCGACGCCTGCACCCGTTGGATCCAATCCGCATACCGCCGCGTCCATCGCGCGGTCAACGCACACGACATCGTCGTGTTGTCGATCGGCATGATCGAAGCCGGACACAGCCCCAACGTGATTCCCGACCACGCCAAGATCAAAGGGACGCTGCGTTCATTGGGTGTTCAAGCACGACGGCGGACACTGGAAGTGTTGGAGGATGTCGGCGAAGCGACCGCTCGGGAAACCGGATGTCAAGTCAGCCTGCGACTCGGATCGTCCGCTCCCGGCGTCATGAACGATCCGGCGCTGGTGCGTTTGCTGAGCGATTCGGCAGCCCAAGTACTCAACCCCGCCGCCGTCGATTGGATCGACCAGCCCAGCATGGGAAGCGAAGATTTCTCGTTCTACTTGGAGCATGTCCCCGGTGCGATGTTCCGATTGGGCGTGGCGGGCGATCAGGTCGGCAGTGCTCCGCTGCACACCGGAAATTTCGACGTCGACGAACATGCCATCGCACACGCCGCTAAACTATTTGCAGCGTCGATCATCAATTACTTCGACCCGGATCGGTCATGA
- a CDS encoding NAD(P)/FAD-dependent oxidoreductase, with translation MNSTPSDSGTNPNPDGSPANSVIAGTVIIGGGLAGLACARRLTQHGRDVTLLEASDRVGGRVRTDIVDGLKLDHGFQVLLTAYPACRELLDYERLRLRAFQPGALVRNNGRFTRLGDPWRRPGQILSTATSPVGSLMDKLRIAKARFQSRRGTLQDLYHRDGETTDQRLRHLGFSDAMIDAFFRPFLGGVFLDESLSTSSRMFEFVFRMFAAGDIAVPADGMAAIPRQLAEGLPRGTLRLNTTVTSIESINGRHRVHLSDGASIDAETVVVATESNAAARLLDAPELVTQWNHATTMYFVAERSPEPSRMLMLRGDEDGPIRTAVVLSDVAPEYASGGRSLISISIADSMADRSAEELADAVGDQARRWFGDGAGRWELVQTIRVPYGLPQLRLDPVLQSVRADQIPGIKAPASLYVCGDHRETPSIQGAMNSGLRAAEEILDAKSK, from the coding sequence GTGAACTCAACCCCATCCGACAGTGGTACGAATCCGAACCCGGACGGTTCGCCCGCCAACTCGGTGATCGCCGGCACGGTGATCATCGGCGGGGGCCTGGCCGGGCTGGCCTGCGCGAGACGGCTCACCCAACACGGCCGTGACGTCACGTTGCTGGAAGCTAGCGATCGCGTCGGCGGCCGCGTTCGGACCGACATCGTCGACGGGTTGAAGTTGGACCACGGTTTCCAGGTTTTGCTCACAGCCTACCCGGCCTGTCGGGAATTGTTGGACTATGAAAGATTGCGGTTGCGGGCGTTCCAGCCCGGGGCACTCGTTCGCAACAACGGTCGTTTCACGCGATTGGGCGATCCCTGGCGTCGCCCGGGACAGATTCTATCCACCGCGACCAGCCCCGTCGGATCACTGATGGACAAATTGCGGATCGCAAAGGCAAGGTTTCAATCACGGCGGGGGACGCTGCAGGATCTGTATCACCGCGATGGCGAAACCACCGACCAGCGACTTCGTCATTTAGGTTTCTCCGATGCGATGATCGACGCTTTCTTTCGGCCGTTTCTCGGTGGCGTCTTTCTGGACGAATCCTTGTCGACCTCCAGCCGGATGTTTGAATTCGTCTTTCGAATGTTCGCTGCCGGCGATATCGCGGTCCCCGCCGACGGCATGGCCGCGATCCCGCGACAGTTGGCCGAAGGGCTGCCGCGCGGAACGCTTCGGCTGAACACCACCGTGACGTCGATCGAAAGCATCAACGGGCGGCATCGAGTTCACCTAAGCGATGGCGCAAGCATCGATGCCGAAACCGTCGTCGTCGCAACCGAAAGCAACGCCGCAGCACGGTTGCTCGACGCCCCCGAGTTGGTCACCCAGTGGAATCACGCCACGACGATGTACTTCGTCGCCGAGCGCTCGCCCGAACCCAGCAGAATGCTGATGCTGCGTGGGGACGAAGACGGTCCGATCCGAACGGCCGTCGTACTCAGCGATGTCGCGCCCGAGTACGCGTCCGGCGGCCGTTCGCTGATTTCTATCAGCATCGCGGATTCGATGGCCGACCGGTCCGCCGAGGAATTGGCCGATGCGGTCGGCGACCAGGCGCGTCGCTGGTTCGGCGACGGAGCCGGTCGATGGGAGCTGGTTCAGACGATCCGCGTGCCCTACGGGCTGCCGCAGCTTCGTCTGGATCCGGTGCTGCAGTCGGTGCGAGCCGATCAGATCCCTGGGATCAAAGCGCCAGCAAGCCTGTATGTTTGCGGCGACCACCGCGAAACACCAAGCATCCAGGGCGCGATGAACAGCGGACTGCGCGCGGCCGAGGAGATCCTCGACGCGAAGTCGAAGTGA
- a CDS encoding NAD-dependent epimerase/dehydratase family protein, with product MRVIVTGSSGLIGSAAVRHWDAAGDQVIGIDNDMRSTFFGPDGSTKWNQSQLESETRDFRTENIDIRDRDAILDLFKNEPPDLVIHCAAQPSHDKAAAIPFLDFEVNANGTLNLLEATRRHSPEAVFCHMSTNKVYGDAPNELPLNELPTRWEYARAEDYDGIDETCRIDQTMHSLFGASKTAADVLAQEYGKYFGLKTGIFRGGCLTGASHSGVELHGFLSYLVHVAVSGKPYTIFGYKGKQVRDQIECSDVVRAFEAFAQNPRPGEVYNIGGGRENAASVLECIALIEEISGHRIEYTLSDENRKGDHVCYISDLSKLRRDYPDWQIRVSLREIVTQMIDAAEAKGMSRQPR from the coding sequence ATGCGTGTCATTGTCACCGGATCCAGCGGATTGATCGGATCAGCAGCCGTGCGTCATTGGGACGCTGCGGGTGACCAAGTCATCGGCATCGACAACGACATGCGTTCGACCTTTTTCGGCCCCGATGGCAGCACCAAGTGGAATCAGTCGCAACTGGAATCAGAAACCCGAGATTTTCGCACCGAAAACATCGACATTCGCGACCGAGACGCGATCCTGGACTTGTTCAAGAACGAACCTCCCGATCTGGTCATTCACTGTGCGGCCCAGCCGTCTCACGATAAGGCGGCGGCAATCCCCTTTTTGGATTTCGAAGTCAACGCGAACGGAACACTGAATCTGCTGGAAGCGACCCGCCGGCATTCCCCCGAAGCCGTGTTCTGTCACATGAGCACGAACAAGGTGTACGGCGATGCGCCCAACGAGCTGCCTTTGAACGAGCTGCCGACGCGTTGGGAATACGCTCGCGCGGAGGATTACGACGGGATCGATGAAACCTGCCGCATCGACCAGACCATGCATTCGCTGTTCGGGGCCAGCAAGACGGCGGCGGACGTGCTGGCCCAGGAGTACGGAAAGTATTTCGGATTGAAGACCGGTATTTTCCGCGGCGGATGTCTGACCGGTGCGAGTCACAGCGGCGTGGAATTGCACGGGTTTCTGAGCTACCTGGTGCATGTCGCGGTGAGCGGAAAACCGTACACGATCTTCGGTTACAAGGGCAAACAGGTTCGCGACCAAATCGAGTGCAGCGACGTCGTCCGGGCCTTCGAAGCGTTCGCCCAAAACCCTCGTCCGGGTGAGGTCTACAACATCGGCGGCGGGCGTGAAAATGCGGCCAGCGTGCTCGAATGCATCGCACTGATCGAAGAGATCAGCGGGCATCGAATCGAGTACACGCTGAGCGATGAAAACCGCAAGGGCGACCATGTTTGCTACATCAGCGATCTGAGCAAGCTGCGACGTGATTACCCCGATTGGCAGATCCGCGTGTCACTCCGTGAGATCGTCACGCAGATGATCGACGCGGCCGAAGCAAAGGGGATGAGTCGACAACCGCGGTGA